In one Pseudomonas tensinigenes genomic region, the following are encoded:
- a CDS encoding PLP-dependent aminotransferase family protein, protein MSDLPTMSMPFNPAGIELDRRQGLSRQLYQALRLRVLDGRLASGTRLPASRDLAAALGISRNSVVRAYDQLYAEGFIEGRVGDGTYVAQLMPVASPAKKLSTKVSTGFSTGLPTALSTNWLDLPVIPSSKVIHNDSFSRIEKNHLARPPSGPPRAFRVGVPAFDLFPFEVWAKLNAAFWRKPDLEQLCYGDPSGDARLRAMIAAYLRSSRGMQCSPEQIVITSGAQQGISLCAQLLVEPGDAVAIENPGYRAAGHAFAVAGARLHGIAVDEEGMDCSALSATGDCRVAYVTPSHQYPTGVVMSLARRLELLAWAERCQGWIVEDDYDGEYRYTGAPLAPLAALDRQGRVLYVGTFGKVAFPALRLGYLVLPPALVDAFSQRRAVDVRHSEVSTQAVMAEFMAAGHFQRHIRRMRRAALSRRNTLLDGWPAAIAGVGDLPAVSAGLHLTVAVDSIEREQQLIAQAARVDVEINGLSSYWLPDSTTPLDQRAGLVLGFAAVPEPAIKAALTRLHLAWRA, encoded by the coding sequence CCATGCCATTCAACCCCGCCGGTATCGAGCTGGATCGCCGCCAGGGGTTGAGTCGTCAGCTCTATCAGGCATTGCGCCTGCGGGTACTGGATGGACGGCTGGCGAGCGGCACGCGGTTGCCGGCCAGTCGCGATCTGGCGGCGGCGTTGGGGATTTCCCGCAACAGCGTGGTGCGCGCCTACGATCAACTGTATGCCGAAGGCTTTATCGAAGGGCGGGTAGGGGATGGCACCTACGTCGCACAATTGATGCCGGTAGCGAGCCCTGCGAAAAAACTATCCACAAAAGTATCCACAGGGTTTTCAACAGGCTTACCCACAGCCTTATCCACAAATTGGCTGGATTTACCTGTGATTCCATCCAGTAAAGTTATCCACAACGATAGTTTTTCGCGCATCGAAAAGAACCATTTGGCCCGGCCACCGAGTGGTCCGCCACGAGCATTTCGGGTCGGTGTACCGGCGTTTGATCTGTTCCCGTTTGAGGTGTGGGCCAAGCTGAATGCGGCTTTCTGGCGTAAACCGGATCTGGAGCAGCTGTGTTACGGCGACCCGTCCGGCGACGCGCGCCTGCGTGCAATGATCGCCGCCTATTTGCGCAGTTCGCGCGGCATGCAGTGCTCACCTGAGCAAATTGTGATCACCAGCGGCGCACAACAGGGCATTAGCCTTTGTGCACAGTTGCTGGTGGAGCCGGGCGATGCTGTGGCGATCGAGAATCCGGGCTACCGCGCGGCCGGTCATGCGTTCGCCGTGGCGGGCGCTCGTTTGCACGGCATTGCCGTGGACGAAGAGGGCATGGATTGCTCGGCGCTGTCGGCCACCGGGGATTGTCGGGTTGCGTATGTCACGCCCTCGCATCAATACCCGACCGGCGTGGTGATGAGCCTGGCGCGACGTCTTGAACTGCTCGCCTGGGCCGAGCGTTGCCAAGGCTGGATCGTCGAGGATGACTACGATGGCGAGTACCGCTACACCGGTGCACCACTGGCACCGTTGGCGGCACTCGATCGACAGGGACGCGTGCTGTATGTCGGCACTTTCGGCAAGGTCGCGTTCCCGGCATTGCGCCTCGGTTATCTGGTGCTGCCCCCCGCGTTGGTCGATGCGTTCTCGCAACGCCGGGCGGTGGATGTCCGGCATTCCGAGGTGAGTACCCAGGCCGTGATGGCCGAGTTCATGGCGGCCGGGCATTTTCAGCGGCATATCCGACGCATGCGTCGCGCCGCCCTGAGCCGTCGCAACACTTTGCTCGACGGTTGGCCGGCAGCCATTGCCGGTGTGGGCGATTTACCCGCCGTTTCCGCCGGGCTGCATCTGACCGTGGCCGTTGACAGCATCGAACGCGAGCAGCAGTTGATCGCGCAGGCTGCTCGTGTCGATGTTGAGATCAACGGCTTGAGCAGCTATTGGCTGCCCGATTCCACCACGCCTCTGGACCAGCGTGCCGGGCTGGTGCTGGGTTTTGCCGCTGTCCCTGAGCCGGCGATCAAAGCGGCGCTGACCCGCTTACATCTGGCTTGGCGGGCGTGA